TTGCCCCCTCTGCAGTTCTTCTTTCTTCAAGCCTCTCAGGAGGATGCCGGCGTTGTCTCCGGCCATACCTTCGTCAAGCTGCTTGTTGAACATTTCCACGCCGGTGACAACCGTTTTCCTGGTGTCTCCCAATCCGACGATTTCCACCTCTTCGTTCACCTTGACTTTGCCTCTCTCTATTCTTCCGGTGACAACCGTGCCTCGGCCTTCAATGGAGAAGATGTCTTCTATCGGCATCAAGAAAGGTTTGTCGGTCGGTCTGACAGGATCAGGAATATATTCGTCCAAAGTTTTGATGAGCTCCAAAACCGGCTTGGCCCATTCATCGTCAACAGACTTGGCTTCGTAAGCCTTGAGTCCGGAGCCTCTGATTATCGGAGTCGTGTCGCCGGGGAATTGGTATTTATTGAGAAGCTCCCTTATTTCCGCTTCCACCAGGTCAACCAGTTCTTTATCGTCCACCATGTCAACTTTATTCAAGAAAACGACGATGGAAGGAACACCGACCTGTCTGGCCAAAAGAATATGCTCTCTGGTCTGGGGCATGACGCCGTCGGTGGCGGCCACTACGAGAATGGCGCCGTCCATCTGAGCCGCGCCGGTAATCATGTTTTTGATATAGTCGGCGTGTCCGGGGGCGTCTATGTGGGCGTAATGCCTCTTGGCAGATTCGTATTCGCTGTGATGCAAAGCGATGGTGATGCCTCTGGCTTTTTCTTCCGGAGCGCTGTCAATCTGGTCTATTTTCTCCATCCTGACTTTGTTTCCGGCCAAATTAAGCACGTTTAAAATACCAGCCGTAAGGGTGGTTTTGCCATCGTGCCGACGTTAACATGGGGCTTTGTCCTCTCAAATTTCTCTGCCATATTTTTTTGTTAGCGGTTAGTTTTATCCGGCTTGCCCGCCACAGGCGGGTTTAACACTGGAGCTCCTAACCTTTAATAATTATTTTGTTAATAAAATAATCGACTATTTTTAAAAGTAAATAAAAAGCGTTTTAAAC
This DNA window, taken from Candidatus Paceibacter sp., encodes the following:
- the tuf gene encoding elongation factor Tu; its protein translation is MLNVLNLAGNKVRMEKIDQIDSAPEEKARGITIALHHSEYESAKRHYAHIDAPGHADYIKNMITGAAQMDGAILVVAATDGVMPQTREHILLARQVGVPSIVVFLNKVDMVDDKELVDLVEAEIRELLNKYQFPGDTTPIIRGSGLKAYEAKSVDDEWAKPVLELIKTLDEYIPDPVRPTDKPFLMPIEDIFSIEGRGTVVTGRIERGKVKVNEEVEIVGLGDTRKTVVTGVEMFNKQLDEGMAGDNAGILLRGLKKEELQRGQVLVKPGSVTPHTEFETEVYILTKEEGGRHTPFFNGYKPQFYMRTTDVTGDVTLPQGTEMVMPGDTVKFTVKLVAPVALEEKQRFAIREGGKTVGAGVVTKIIK